From a region of the Geothrix sp. 21YS21S-2 genome:
- a CDS encoding long-chain fatty acid--CoA ligase, whose amino-acid sequence MIKTIAELFYEALGHDLPDAMAYKAGGTYVPLSHRDIQTTVERLALALRHEGILEGDRVAILCENRPEWAMADYACAILGIVSAPVYPTLNPLSTEYIIRHSGARMIFCSTQTQLDKVLAAWPRLPELQTAVLMDGEPPEVPGRRILTWKGLQAAGRLQEDLRPQVRVWASQRDPGQLLTLIYTSGTTGEPKGAMLTHGNLVSNILAALKVLEIHPGQRCMSFLPLSHIFERMGGHYTMFHAGVAIYYVTDLENLPAAFLEVRPQVLLAVPRVYEKVYARIREAVAAAGPAKRYVFHWAMWVGRRMAALRYVGKAPGLLLGALYGAADRAVFSKVRDRLGGRLEISASGGAALGAPVMEFFWAAGVPVFEGYGLSETSPILTINMVNQVRPGYVGKPLLDEWQGKPFLKLSEDGEILCQGPNVTLGYWNDPFATEQAFDEEGYFRTGDIGALDELGRLRITDRKKELLVTSGGKNVAPQPLERLLTQDKYIAQAVVIGDHRNFLSAIIIANMASLRRWAERAGVAYASDAELVARPEAMAKVMSRIERINEHLSNFERIRKIVLSSEEMTLDSGLLTPSLKIKRKAVCERYADAIGNLYEGC is encoded by the coding sequence TTGATCAAGACCATTGCAGAGCTTTTTTACGAAGCCCTGGGTCATGACCTGCCCGATGCCATGGCCTACAAGGCCGGGGGAACGTATGTCCCGCTCTCCCATCGGGATATCCAAACGACGGTGGAGCGGCTGGCCCTGGCGCTCCGGCACGAGGGGATCCTGGAGGGCGACCGGGTGGCCATCCTCTGCGAGAACCGGCCCGAATGGGCCATGGCCGACTACGCCTGCGCCATCCTCGGCATCGTCTCCGCCCCGGTCTATCCCACCCTGAACCCCCTCTCCACCGAGTACATCATCCGGCACAGCGGGGCCCGGATGATCTTCTGCTCCACGCAGACCCAGCTCGACAAGGTCCTGGCGGCCTGGCCCCGGCTGCCGGAGCTTCAGACCGCGGTGCTCATGGACGGCGAGCCTCCGGAGGTTCCCGGGCGGCGCATCCTCACCTGGAAGGGCCTGCAGGCCGCAGGGAGGCTCCAGGAGGACCTGCGGCCCCAGGTGCGGGTCTGGGCCTCGCAGCGGGACCCGGGCCAGCTCCTCACGCTCATCTACACTTCGGGCACCACCGGCGAGCCCAAGGGGGCCATGCTCACCCACGGGAACCTGGTCTCCAACATCCTGGCGGCCCTGAAGGTGCTAGAGATCCATCCGGGCCAGCGCTGCATGAGCTTCCTGCCGCTTTCCCACATCTTCGAGCGGATGGGGGGGCACTACACGATGTTCCACGCGGGGGTGGCGATCTACTACGTCACCGACCTGGAGAACCTGCCCGCGGCCTTCCTGGAGGTTCGTCCCCAGGTGCTGCTGGCGGTGCCGCGGGTGTACGAGAAGGTCTACGCGCGGATCCGCGAGGCGGTGGCCGCGGCGGGCCCCGCCAAGCGCTACGTCTTCCACTGGGCCATGTGGGTGGGGCGGCGCATGGCGGCCCTGCGCTACGTGGGCAAGGCGCCGGGGCTGCTGCTGGGGGCGCTCTACGGGGCGGCCGACAGGGCCGTCTTTTCCAAGGTGCGGGACCGGCTGGGGGGGCGCCTGGAGATCTCGGCCTCGGGCGGGGCCGCCCTGGGCGCGCCCGTCATGGAGTTCTTCTGGGCGGCCGGCGTGCCGGTCTTCGAGGGCTACGGCCTGTCGGAGACCAGCCCCATCCTGACGATCAACATGGTCAACCAGGTCCGGCCCGGATACGTGGGCAAGCCCCTCCTGGACGAATGGCAGGGCAAGCCCTTCCTCAAGCTCAGCGAGGACGGGGAGATCCTCTGCCAGGGGCCCAACGTGACCCTGGGCTACTGGAACGACCCCTTCGCCACGGAGCAGGCCTTCGACGAGGAGGGCTACTTCCGCACCGGCGACATCGGGGCCCTCGACGAGCTGGGCCGCCTGCGGATTACGGACCGCAAGAAGGAGCTCCTGGTCACTTCCGGCGGCAAGAACGTCGCCCCCCAGCCCCTGGAGCGGCTCCTGACCCAGGACAAGTACATCGCCCAGGCCGTGGTCATCGGGGACCACCGCAACTTCCTCAGCGCGATCATCATCGCCAACATGGCCAGCCTGCGCCGCTGGGCGGAGCGCGCCGGGGTCGCGTACGCGTCCGACGCCGAGCTGGTGGCCCGGCCCGAGGCCATGGCCAAGGTCATGTCGCGCATCGAACGCATCAACGAGCACCTGTCCAACTTCGAGCGCATCCGGAAGATCGTCCTCTCCAGCGAGGAGATGACCCTGGACTCCGGTCTGCTCACCCCCAGCCTCAAGATCAAGCGCAAGGCGGTGTGCGAGCGCTACGCCGACGCCATCGGGAACCTGTACGAAGGTTGCTGA
- the fadB gene encoding fatty acid oxidation complex subunit alpha FadB, which translates to MKFEGQSIQCSMLEGGRVELRFDLKDDSVNKFNKATLSELAEAIGLIKADPEVRGLLVTSGKDCFIVGADVTEFTEYFKNPEDQLAEWLLQVDKIFSTVEDFPFPSVTAINGFAFGGGLEFCLATSYRVMASDTRIGVPETKLGIFPGWGGTVRLSRLTGADNAIEWIAGGDQHGAEEALRIGAVDAVVPPAKVREAALDLLAQAMAGRRDWKARRLEKVSPLKLNPTETMMVFEGAKAFVAAKAGPNYPSPVAAIEAMQRGATRGRDDALAIEAAAFARMAKTPTAYNLVTIFLGDHYVGKVAKKLAKAGAKVESAAVLGAGIMGGGIAYQSASRGTRIVMKDIAEKALDLGLAEADKLLVKRVERGKLTAAAMADVLTRIRPTLSYGDFKAVDLAVEAVVENEQVKKAVLAEVEGQVREDAILASNTSTISITRLAEGLKRPQNFCGMHFFNPVHKMPLVEVIRGRASSERAVATTVGYALAMGKTPIVVNDCPGFLVNRVLFPYFAGFIMLVNEGVDFQRIDKVMEKFGWPMGPAYLLDVVGIDTAHHADGVMAREFPDRMAHEGRTAIEAMFELKRFGQKNGKGFYAYVPDRKGAPKKEADPEVPAILQPLARADAAPVTDQDIIDRMMLPMIIECSRCLEDRIVATPVEVDIGLVYGLGFPPFRGGALRYADAVGLRALCEKAEKLKRLGRLYEPTAQMQKLAEAGLGFHQEK; encoded by the coding sequence ATGAAATTCGAAGGCCAGTCCATCCAGTGTTCCATGCTCGAAGGCGGAAGGGTCGAGCTCCGGTTCGACCTGAAGGATGACTCCGTCAACAAGTTCAACAAAGCCACACTCTCCGAATTGGCGGAAGCGATCGGCCTGATCAAAGCCGACCCCGAGGTCCGTGGATTGCTGGTCACAAGCGGCAAGGATTGCTTCATCGTTGGGGCCGACGTCACGGAATTTACTGAATATTTCAAGAATCCGGAGGACCAGCTCGCCGAATGGCTGCTGCAAGTGGACAAAATCTTCTCCACGGTGGAGGACTTCCCCTTCCCCTCCGTGACGGCCATCAACGGCTTCGCCTTCGGGGGCGGCCTCGAGTTCTGCCTGGCCACCAGCTACCGGGTCATGGCCTCGGACACCCGCATCGGCGTCCCCGAGACCAAGCTCGGCATCTTCCCGGGCTGGGGCGGCACGGTGCGCCTGTCCCGCCTCACCGGGGCCGACAACGCCATCGAGTGGATCGCCGGCGGCGACCAGCACGGCGCGGAGGAGGCCCTCAGGATCGGCGCGGTGGACGCCGTGGTGCCCCCCGCCAAGGTCCGGGAGGCCGCCCTGGACCTCCTGGCCCAGGCCATGGCCGGGCGCCGGGACTGGAAGGCCCGGCGGCTGGAGAAGGTCTCCCCGCTCAAGCTCAACCCCACCGAGACCATGATGGTCTTCGAGGGCGCCAAGGCCTTCGTGGCCGCCAAGGCCGGCCCCAACTACCCCTCCCCCGTGGCGGCCATCGAGGCCATGCAGCGGGGCGCCACCCGGGGCCGGGACGACGCGCTGGCCATCGAGGCCGCCGCTTTCGCGCGCATGGCCAAGACGCCCACCGCCTACAACCTGGTGACCATCTTCCTGGGCGACCACTACGTGGGCAAGGTGGCCAAGAAGCTGGCCAAGGCCGGGGCCAAGGTGGAATCGGCCGCCGTGCTGGGGGCCGGGATCATGGGCGGGGGCATCGCGTACCAGTCCGCCTCCCGGGGCACCCGCATCGTCATGAAGGACATCGCCGAGAAGGCCCTGGACCTGGGCCTGGCCGAGGCCGACAAGCTCCTGGTCAAGCGCGTTGAGCGGGGCAAGCTCACCGCGGCGGCCATGGCCGACGTGCTCACCCGCATCCGGCCCACCCTTTCCTACGGGGACTTCAAGGCCGTCGACCTGGCCGTGGAAGCCGTGGTGGAGAACGAGCAGGTCAAGAAGGCCGTCCTGGCGGAGGTGGAAGGGCAGGTGCGGGAGGACGCCATCCTGGCCAGCAACACCTCCACCATCTCCATCACGCGCCTGGCCGAGGGCCTCAAGCGGCCTCAGAACTTCTGCGGCATGCACTTCTTCAACCCCGTGCACAAGATGCCCCTGGTGGAGGTGATCCGGGGCCGCGCGTCCTCCGAGCGCGCGGTGGCAACCACCGTGGGCTACGCCCTGGCCATGGGCAAGACCCCCATCGTCGTCAACGACTGCCCCGGGTTCCTGGTGAACCGGGTGCTGTTCCCCTACTTCGCCGGGTTCATCATGCTGGTGAACGAGGGCGTGGACTTCCAGCGCATCGACAAGGTCATGGAGAAGTTCGGCTGGCCCATGGGGCCCGCCTACCTGCTGGATGTCGTCGGCATCGACACGGCCCACCACGCCGACGGCGTCATGGCACGGGAATTCCCCGACCGCATGGCCCACGAAGGCAGGACCGCCATCGAGGCCATGTTCGAACTCAAGCGCTTCGGCCAGAAGAACGGCAAGGGCTTCTACGCCTACGTGCCGGACAGGAAGGGCGCCCCGAAGAAGGAGGCCGACCCGGAGGTCCCGGCGATCCTCCAGCCCCTGGCGCGCGCGGACGCCGCGCCCGTCACGGACCAGGACATCATCGACCGCATGATGCTCCCCATGATCATCGAGTGCTCGCGCTGCCTCGAGGACCGGATCGTCGCCACGCCCGTGGAGGTCGACATCGGCCTGGTGTACGGCCTGGGCTTCCCGCCCTTCCGGGGAGGGGCCCTGAGATACGCCGACGCCGTGGGCCTCCGGGCACTCTGCGAGAAGGCGGAGAAGCTCAAGCGGCTCGGCAGGCTCTATGAACCCACGGCCCAGATGCAAAAGCTCGCCGAAGCCGGTCTCGGCTTCCATCAGGAGAAATAG